Proteins found in one Subtercola endophyticus genomic segment:
- the cydC gene encoding thiol reductant ABC exporter subunit CydC, protein MLTSEVLRLAQPRWRIFAPGVLFGVFSAAAAVALLATSAWLITRAADEPPILFLSAAIVGVRAAALGRACFRYLERLSSHDAAFRGLTGLRVGIYERLVPLAPDGVRGTKRGDLLARLVGDVDELQNLPLRVVQPVLTSVIVAVAAVVGTFILLPAAGIALAVALIVAFVLGTVVNSRLAGRAERDLAPLRADFAERTLDVVSNLDVLVAFDAVDARLDSLRDTEARLTAAALGKASGSGAVAAVVSLLAGLATLAALLVGIPALGLATAGASGAAGAGAAASASAFGTIDGPVLAMLALVPIAVFEVFGMVPLAVGAWRQVRVSAARVADAVPAEVPLEIPVDGRVPVALPADRRAPFASALGAASLVPAAPPLPTGATVPSVSGDSTRHAPAIELRDLSARWPGAAGEAVERVSLSIRPGERVLVTGVSGAGKTTLAHALVRFLEYGGSYTVDGVEARSLPQAEVRRMIGLCEQQPYLFDANLRQNLLFARDTATDDELLAVLDRVGLLDWAEQRGGLGAALGEHGALVSGGQAQRIALARVLLTDFAVVVFDEPTANVDSDRADRLLVELLAAAGPERSVLLISHAEVPPGLVTQHLRLP, encoded by the coding sequence ATGCTCACCTCAGAGGTGCTGCGGCTCGCCCAGCCGCGCTGGCGCATTTTCGCCCCCGGAGTTCTCTTCGGCGTGTTCAGCGCCGCCGCCGCGGTCGCGCTGCTCGCGACCTCGGCCTGGCTGATCACGCGCGCGGCCGACGAGCCGCCGATTTTGTTCTTGTCTGCCGCGATCGTCGGCGTTCGGGCCGCAGCGCTCGGCCGGGCATGCTTTCGGTACCTCGAACGGCTGAGCAGCCACGATGCCGCCTTCCGCGGTCTCACCGGGCTCCGTGTTGGCATCTACGAGCGGCTCGTTCCGCTCGCCCCCGACGGAGTGCGCGGCACGAAGCGCGGTGACCTGCTGGCTCGGCTCGTGGGCGATGTCGACGAGCTGCAGAACCTTCCGTTGCGGGTCGTGCAGCCTGTGCTCACCTCGGTGATTGTGGCGGTTGCGGCGGTGGTCGGAACGTTCATCCTGCTGCCGGCCGCCGGCATCGCGCTCGCGGTGGCGCTGATCGTGGCCTTTGTGCTCGGCACCGTCGTCAACTCGCGGCTCGCCGGGCGTGCCGAGCGGGATCTCGCTCCGCTGCGGGCCGATTTCGCCGAACGCACGCTCGACGTGGTGAGCAACCTCGACGTGCTCGTCGCGTTCGACGCAGTGGATGCCCGGCTCGACTCCTTGCGCGACACCGAGGCCCGGCTCACCGCCGCTGCGCTCGGTAAGGCGTCAGGATCGGGCGCGGTGGCCGCCGTGGTGTCGCTGCTCGCCGGGCTCGCGACCCTCGCTGCTCTTCTGGTGGGCATTCCGGCGCTCGGGTTGGCGACCGCTGGTGCGTCGGGCGCTGCAGGCGCTGGTGCGGCCGCTTCTGCCAGCGCCTTCGGCACGATCGACGGCCCGGTTCTGGCGATGCTCGCGTTGGTGCCGATCGCCGTGTTCGAGGTCTTCGGAATGGTGCCGCTCGCGGTGGGAGCCTGGCGCCAGGTGCGGGTGAGCGCGGCTCGTGTCGCCGATGCCGTGCCCGCCGAGGTGCCGCTCGAGATTCCCGTCGACGGTCGGGTTCCGGTCGCGCTCCCGGCCGACCGTCGGGCGCCGTTCGCCTCGGCTCTGGGCGCCGCGTCGCTCGTGCCTGCCGCGCCCCCTCTCCCGACCGGTGCCACCGTGCCATCCGTTTCTGGCGACTCCACGCGCCACGCGCCTGCCATCGAGCTGCGCGACCTCTCGGCGCGGTGGCCGGGTGCTGCCGGGGAGGCGGTCGAGCGGGTGTCGCTGAGCATCCGCCCGGGGGAGCGAGTTCTCGTCACCGGAGTCAGCGGCGCGGGCAAGACCACGCTCGCGCACGCCCTCGTGCGGTTTCTCGAGTACGGCGGCAGCTACACGGTCGACGGAGTCGAGGCACGTTCGCTGCCCCAGGCGGAGGTTCGTCGAATGATCGGATTGTGCGAACAACAGCCCTACCTCTTCGACGCGAACCTGCGCCAGAACCTGCTGTTCGCTCGTGACACCGCCACCGACGACGAGCTCCTCGCCGTGCTCGACCGGGTCGGCCTGCTCGACTGGGCCGAGCAGCGCGGCGGGCTCGGCGCGGCACTCGGTGAGCACGGCGCCCTTGTTTCTGGCGGGCAGGCGCAGCGCATCGCGCTGGCCCGCGTGCTGCTGACCGACTTCGCGGTCGTCGTTTTCGACGAACCCACGGCCAACGTCGACTCCGACCGGGCCGATCGGCTTCTCGTCGAACTGCTCGCGGCCGCCGGGCCCGAGCGTTCGGTGCTGCTCATCTCGCACGCCGAGGTTCCGCCCGGACTGGTCACGCAGCACCTGCGCCTGCCCTGA
- the leuS gene encoding leucine--tRNA ligase yields the protein MTIERDFAVPAAETDDGDAAQRYDFTAIQNKWLPRWDELQPFKTDLEGDKRPRKYVLDMFPYPSGDLHMGHAEAYALGDVISRYWRHQGFNVLHPIGWDSFGLPAENAAIKRQIDPREWTYDNIDQQKASFRRYAGSFDWSRELHTSDPEYYKWNQWLFLKLYEKGLAYRKSSWVNWDPVDQTVLANEQVLADGTSERSGAVVVKKKLTQWYFKITDYADRLLDDLKQLEGTWPAKVISMQRNWIGRSIGADVDFVIEGRELPVTVFTTRPDTLFGATFMVIAPESELAAELIADPSVSDEARTRFSDYLTEVQKSTELERQSTDRPKTGVFMERYAVNPLSGERLPIWAADYVLADYGTGAVMAVPAHDQRDLDFARAFNLPVRVVLDTNQPVTGVIPVLVNGELPDDLPPLDPASTGKALTGDGRLINSGSLDGLSKNKAITRVIEMLSAAGTGRAAKNYRLRDWLISRQRYWGTPIPIIHGADGAEIPVPEDQLPVLLPPTEGLNLQPKGTSPLGAAADWVNVPDPRDGSPALRDADTMDTFVDSSWYFLRFLSPNDETKAFDPREVDKWAPVDQYVGGVTHAILHLLYARFITKVLFDLGYVSFTEPFSALLNQGMVLMDGSAMSKSKGNLVRLSDQLDEHGVDAVRLTMAFAGPPEDDIDWADVSPAASAKFLARAWRLAGDVTSAPEVNWRAGDVALRRVTHRFLAEAPGLIEAFKFNVVVARIMELVNAARKAIDSGPGGGDPAVREAVETIALGLSLFAPYTAEDMWERLGYPPSISSYGWRGADPALLTEESVTAVVQVDGKVRDRLEVSPKISSSDLEALARSSAAVVRFLGDREIVNVIVRAPKIVNIATRPAS from the coding sequence GTGACTATCGAACGCGATTTTGCCGTGCCTGCCGCGGAAACCGATGACGGCGACGCCGCCCAGCGGTACGACTTCACCGCCATTCAGAACAAATGGCTGCCCCGCTGGGATGAGCTCCAGCCGTTCAAGACCGACCTCGAAGGCGACAAACGGCCTCGCAAATACGTGCTCGACATGTTTCCGTACCCCTCTGGCGACCTGCACATGGGTCACGCCGAGGCGTACGCGCTCGGCGATGTCATCTCGCGCTATTGGCGCCACCAGGGCTTCAACGTCTTGCACCCGATCGGCTGGGACTCGTTCGGCCTGCCCGCCGAGAACGCCGCCATCAAGCGTCAGATCGACCCGCGCGAGTGGACCTACGACAACATCGACCAGCAGAAGGCGAGCTTTAGGCGTTACGCAGGCTCGTTCGACTGGTCTCGCGAGCTGCACACGTCAGACCCCGAGTACTACAAGTGGAACCAGTGGCTTTTCCTGAAGCTCTATGAGAAGGGCCTGGCGTACCGCAAGTCGAGCTGGGTCAACTGGGATCCGGTAGACCAGACCGTGCTCGCCAACGAGCAGGTGCTGGCCGACGGCACCTCTGAGCGCAGTGGCGCTGTCGTCGTGAAGAAGAAGCTCACGCAGTGGTACTTCAAGATCACCGACTACGCCGACCGGCTGCTCGACGACCTCAAGCAGCTCGAGGGCACGTGGCCGGCCAAGGTGATCTCGATGCAGCGCAACTGGATCGGCCGCTCCATCGGCGCCGATGTCGACTTCGTGATCGAAGGCCGGGAGCTGCCCGTCACCGTCTTCACGACCCGCCCCGACACGCTCTTCGGTGCCACCTTCATGGTGATCGCACCCGAGAGCGAGCTCGCCGCCGAACTGATCGCCGACCCGTCGGTCTCTGATGAAGCGCGCACGCGTTTCTCCGACTACCTCACCGAGGTGCAGAAGAGCACCGAACTCGAGCGGCAGTCGACCGACCGCCCGAAGACCGGCGTGTTCATGGAACGCTACGCGGTCAATCCACTCAGCGGCGAGCGGCTGCCCATCTGGGCGGCCGACTACGTGCTGGCCGATTACGGCACCGGCGCGGTCATGGCTGTGCCCGCACACGACCAGCGCGACCTCGACTTCGCACGCGCGTTCAACCTGCCCGTGCGCGTTGTACTCGACACGAACCAGCCGGTCACCGGCGTCATTCCGGTGCTCGTCAATGGCGAGCTGCCAGATGATCTGCCGCCGCTCGATCCGGCGTCGACCGGTAAGGCGCTGACCGGCGACGGCCGCCTCATCAACTCGGGTTCGCTCGACGGGCTCTCGAAGAACAAGGCGATCACGCGCGTCATCGAGATGCTCTCGGCCGCGGGCACGGGTCGTGCTGCGAAGAACTACCGGTTGCGGGATTGGCTGATTTCACGCCAGCGTTATTGGGGTACGCCGATTCCGATCATCCACGGGGCCGATGGTGCCGAGATTCCCGTGCCCGAAGACCAGCTGCCTGTGCTGCTGCCGCCCACCGAGGGCCTGAACCTGCAGCCCAAAGGCACGTCGCCGCTCGGCGCCGCGGCCGACTGGGTCAACGTTCCCGACCCTCGTGACGGCTCGCCGGCCCTGCGCGACGCCGACACGATGGATACCTTCGTCGACAGCTCGTGGTACTTCTTGCGTTTTCTCTCGCCCAACGACGAGACGAAGGCGTTCGACCCCCGCGAGGTCGACAAGTGGGCTCCCGTCGACCAGTACGTCGGTGGAGTCACGCACGCGATCCTGCACCTGCTTTACGCGCGCTTCATCACCAAGGTGCTGTTCGATCTCGGCTACGTCTCGTTCACCGAGCCCTTCAGCGCGCTGCTGAACCAGGGCATGGTGCTCATGGACGGTTCGGCCATGTCGAAGTCGAAAGGCAACCTGGTTCGCTTGAGCGACCAGCTCGACGAGCACGGAGTCGATGCGGTGCGTCTCACGATGGCGTTTGCGGGTCCGCCCGAAGACGACATCGACTGGGCCGACGTCTCGCCCGCGGCATCCGCCAAGTTCTTGGCGCGCGCCTGGCGGCTCGCCGGCGACGTGACCAGCGCGCCTGAAGTGAACTGGCGCGCCGGCGACGTCGCTTTGCGCCGAGTGACGCACCGGTTCCTGGCCGAGGCTCCCGGCCTCATCGAGGCCTTCAAGTTCAACGTCGTCGTCGCGCGCATCATGGAGCTCGTCAACGCCGCCCGCAAGGCCATCGACAGCGGCCCCGGCGGCGGCGACCCTGCTGTGCGCGAGGCCGTCGAGACCATTGCGCTCGGGCTCTCGCTGTTCGCGCCGTACACGGCCGAAGACATGTGGGAACGCCTCGGCTACCCGCCCTCGATCTCCAGCTACGGCTGGCGCGGGGCCGACCCCGCGTTGCTCACCGAAGAATCGGTGACGGCCGTCGTACAGGTCGACGGCAAGGTGCGCGACCGCCTCGAGGTCTCACCGAAGATCTCCTCGAGCGACCTCGAAGCGCTGGCCCGTTCGTCGGCCGCTGTCGTGCGCTTTCTCGGCGACCGCGAGATCGTGAACGTCATCGTGCGTGCCCCCAAGATCGTCAACATCGCAACGAGGCCCGCCTCCTAG
- a CDS encoding aminotransferase class IV: MTDDAPEIPTERRFVFRDGAFQQLAAVPDARQRLLAADSWLVDEGRVRAIDLHRDRFVGSALVSGFGDRAQLDLFWQATLDAIPPIHRWFPRVELSSRHELSLLMRLAPAPAATAVLATHLGEEPRGIPSVKGPDLERLTALRNTARASGVDDLVLLTTDGRVIDGTTTAIVWWRDGALRMPSADLARVDSVTARTIRVLALASGVEVAEERATPTDLRGCEVWAVNALYGIRLVTEWRGGPPLSTDPARSRAWRRRLDALAKPLAGS, from the coding sequence ATGACTGACGATGCCCCCGAGATTCCCACTGAGCGGCGATTTGTGTTCCGCGACGGGGCGTTTCAGCAGCTCGCCGCGGTTCCGGATGCCCGGCAGCGCCTACTCGCAGCGGATTCGTGGCTCGTCGACGAGGGCCGCGTGCGCGCGATCGACCTGCACCGCGACCGCTTCGTGGGGTCGGCTCTCGTCAGCGGATTCGGTGATCGCGCCCAGCTCGACCTCTTCTGGCAGGCGACGCTCGACGCCATTCCGCCGATCCACCGCTGGTTTCCCCGGGTCGAGCTGAGTTCCCGGCACGAGCTGTCGCTGCTGATGCGGCTCGCTCCGGCCCCTGCGGCGACAGCTGTGCTGGCCACTCATCTCGGCGAAGAGCCGCGCGGCATCCCGAGCGTGAAGGGGCCCGACCTCGAGCGGCTGACGGCGCTGCGTAACACCGCACGGGCATCCGGAGTCGACGACCTCGTGCTGCTCACCACCGACGGACGCGTCATCGACGGAACCACCACCGCCATCGTCTGGTGGCGCGACGGGGCGCTGCGGATGCCCTCGGCCGACCTCGCGCGCGTCGACAGCGTGACGGCGCGCACGATTCGGGTTCTGGCGCTGGCGTCGGGCGTCGAGGTCGCCGAAGAGCGCGCGACGCCCACCGATCTGCGCGGCTGCGAGGTGTGGGCGGTGAATGCGCTGTACGGCATCCGGCTGGTCACCGAATGGCGCGGGGGCCCGCCGCTATCGACCGACCCGGCGCGATCGCGGGCCTGGCGGCGGCGGCTCGACGCTCTGGCCAAGCCCCTCGCCGGCAGCTGA
- the pabB gene encoding aminodeoxychorismate synthase component I: MISQTLGRWIDPAVVFDALYADAETAFWLDSGNGLGDGIGTSYVGAASTESAAVLGAAPVLAGAGVLEQLRAAYRRFAAPNVPGDGALPAFRLGWVGWLAYDGADSRFMFVDRMIAFDHTARTVTLLALSSPTSARWFSSTAADLTALPEFDRAKSPAYPSFSEQNRPLDSVAEGAVSEAGAGRVRWRHSEREYLELIGQCQQLIAAGEAYQLCLTNHIDVDVHPDPFETYVRLRELNPSHHGAFIRFGDVALLSASPERFLEITPQGTVTTRPIKGTRPRGESPQRDAERAAELRSSVKERAENVMIVDLMRNDLARVATTGSVHVEKLFDVESYASVHQLVSTVTARLAPESTAIDVIEACFPAGSMTGAPKISAMSILSSLEAGPRGVYAGAFGYLGLDGRVDLAMVIRSMMLTPAGASIGAGGGITALSVPAEEVAETWVKAAPLLQALGVLSAEGELRPDTSASIV, translated from the coding sequence GTGATCAGTCAGACGCTCGGCCGGTGGATCGATCCGGCCGTGGTGTTCGACGCGCTCTACGCCGACGCCGAGACGGCATTCTGGCTCGACTCGGGCAACGGCCTCGGCGACGGCATCGGCACGAGCTACGTCGGCGCTGCATCGACCGAGTCTGCTGCCGTGCTCGGTGCTGCTCCGGTGCTGGCCGGTGCCGGCGTGCTCGAGCAGCTGCGCGCGGCTTACCGGCGTTTCGCCGCGCCGAACGTGCCCGGCGATGGTGCGCTGCCCGCCTTTCGGCTCGGCTGGGTCGGCTGGCTCGCCTACGACGGCGCCGACTCGCGGTTCATGTTCGTCGACCGGATGATCGCCTTCGACCACACCGCCCGAACCGTCACTCTGCTCGCTCTCTCCTCGCCCACCTCTGCCCGCTGGTTCTCCTCGACCGCAGCAGACCTGACGGCCCTTCCCGAATTCGATAGGGCGAAATCTCCCGCTTATCCGTCTTTTTCGGAGCAGAATCGCCCTCTCGATTCTGTTGCGGAGGGTGCGGTGAGCGAGGCAGGCGCCGGGAGGGTGCGGTGGCGACACAGCGAGAGGGAATACCTCGAGCTCATCGGGCAGTGCCAACAACTCATCGCGGCCGGCGAGGCCTACCAGCTGTGCCTGACGAATCACATCGATGTCGACGTGCATCCCGATCCGTTCGAGACGTATGTGCGGCTGCGGGAGCTGAACCCGAGTCACCACGGCGCGTTCATCCGCTTCGGCGATGTCGCCCTGCTGAGCGCCTCGCCCGAGCGATTTCTCGAGATCACGCCCCAGGGCACCGTGACGACGCGCCCGATCAAGGGCACACGACCTCGCGGTGAAAGCCCTCAGCGTGATGCCGAACGGGCAGCTGAGCTTCGCAGCAGCGTGAAAGAACGGGCGGAAAACGTGATGATCGTCGACCTCATGCGCAACGATCTCGCCCGCGTCGCCACCACCGGCAGCGTTCATGTCGAGAAGCTGTTCGACGTCGAGAGCTACGCAAGCGTGCATCAGCTCGTGAGCACGGTGACGGCTCGGCTGGCTCCCGAATCCACGGCGATCGACGTCATCGAGGCGTGTTTTCCGGCGGGATCGATGACGGGAGCCCCCAAGATCAGCGCAATGTCGATACTCAGTTCGCTCGAGGCCGGCCCGCGCGGCGTTTACGCCGGGGCATTCGGATACCTCGGGCTCGACGGCCGCGTCGACCTCGCCATGGTCATCCGGAGCATGATGCTGACGCCGGCTGGCGCGAGCATTGGCGCGGGCGGCGGTATCACAGCGCTCTCTGTGCCCGCCGAAGAGGTGGCCGAAACGTGGGTGAAGGCGGCGCCGCTGCTTCAGGCGCTCGGCGTGCTGTCTGCTGAGGGCGAACTCCGGCCTGACACGAGCGCGAGCATCGTTTAG
- the cydB gene encoding cytochrome d ubiquinol oxidase subunit II codes for MDLPTIWFFVLGFFFIGYFVLDGFDFGVGMTLPFLGKDDTDRRVLINTIGPIWDLNETWVIVAGAAMFAAFPEWYATLFSGFYLVMLAILLALILRGVSFEYRHQRPEAAWKRRFDRMIVIGSAVPAFLWGLVFANVVRGVPLDAGYNFTGSVFDLFNPYAVVGGLTLLLLFFTHGVIFVSLKTEGDIRVRARALAVKSGLVTIVVAAGFLVWTTVSYGTVWSGILSALAAVALIGAYLANLRGAERWSFALMAVTIAVAVLSLFVSLMPDVMPATNDPANSLTIANASSSSYTLTIMSWVALIFVPLILLYQGFTYWVFRKRLSRSTITGEGADEAGSGAGKLAAGA; via the coding sequence ATGGATCTTCCTACCATCTGGTTCTTCGTTCTCGGTTTCTTCTTCATCGGCTACTTCGTGCTCGACGGATTCGACTTCGGCGTCGGCATGACGTTGCCCTTCTTAGGTAAAGACGACACCGATCGCCGTGTGCTGATCAATACCATCGGCCCGATCTGGGATCTCAACGAGACCTGGGTCATCGTGGCCGGGGCCGCGATGTTCGCCGCCTTCCCCGAGTGGTACGCCACCTTGTTCAGTGGCTTCTACCTGGTGATGCTGGCGATTCTGCTGGCGCTGATCTTGCGCGGGGTGTCGTTCGAATACCGGCACCAGCGCCCCGAGGCGGCCTGGAAACGCCGCTTCGACCGCATGATCGTGATCGGCTCTGCCGTGCCCGCCTTCTTGTGGGGTCTGGTGTTCGCCAACGTCGTGCGGGGGGTTCCGCTCGACGCGGGGTACAACTTCACCGGCAGCGTGTTCGACCTCTTCAACCCGTACGCGGTGGTCGGCGGTCTCACCCTCCTGCTGCTCTTCTTCACGCACGGCGTCATCTTCGTCTCGCTCAAGACCGAGGGCGACATCCGGGTGCGCGCACGAGCGCTCGCCGTGAAGTCGGGACTCGTCACGATCGTGGTGGCCGCCGGCTTCTTGGTGTGGACCACTGTGTCGTACGGCACCGTGTGGTCGGGCATCCTGTCGGCCCTGGCCGCCGTGGCACTGATCGGGGCGTACCTCGCGAACCTGCGCGGCGCGGAGCGGTGGTCGTTCGCGCTGATGGCCGTCACCATCGCGGTCGCCGTGCTGAGCCTGTTCGTGTCGCTCATGCCCGACGTGATGCCCGCCACGAACGACCCGGCGAACAGTCTGACCATCGCCAACGCGTCGTCATCGTCGTACACGCTCACCATCATGAGCTGGGTGGCGCTGATCTTCGTGCCGCTGATTCTGCTCTATCAAGGGTTCACGTACTGGGTGTTCCGCAAGCGGCTGAGCCGGTCGACGATCACTGGCGAGGGTGCAGACGAAGCCGGCTCCGGGGCGGGCAAGTTGGCGGCAGGCGCCTGA
- a CDS encoding helix-hairpin-helix domain-containing protein, translating into MAQISSRPRDSSHPNSHSADTSRTRRSANDAAGAAAEGPPTPRSRVRIGVGAALVVVLVALVCAVLISLMAPRGRTDTIALAAAGTRSSVAASMSTSASASTSTSTSASAPAPEGDAAASGSANASASPAPRPVSGSGSPAAVAPGTAPVASGASSAQPQGATGAVIMVHVTGYVQRPGVYELHQGDRVIDAVTAAGGFAPTADQSQLNLARALKDGEQVVIPEVGAAPPPGSVASAASSASGASGASGAPSSAGSASASTPVNLNSADEPTLETLPHVGPAMAAKIIAWRTENGPFTQIDDLKNVSGIGDKTFAELEPLVTV; encoded by the coding sequence ATGGCTCAGATCTCTTCACGTCCGCGCGACTCCTCCCACCCGAATTCACACTCAGCCGACACGTCTCGAACCCGTCGATCGGCCAACGATGCGGCCGGTGCCGCAGCCGAAGGCCCTCCGACGCCGCGATCGCGCGTGCGAATCGGGGTGGGGGCTGCGCTCGTGGTGGTGCTGGTTGCGCTCGTGTGTGCGGTGCTCATCTCGCTGATGGCTCCGCGCGGCCGCACCGACACCATCGCGTTGGCTGCGGCGGGAACGCGATCGAGCGTCGCGGCATCGATGTCAACGTCTGCGTCTGCGTCAACGTCAACGTCAACGTCTGCGTCGGCACCGGCTCCCGAAGGCGACGCTGCGGCGTCCGGTTCGGCGAATGCGTCGGCCTCGCCGGCGCCGCGGCCGGTGTCGGGCTCCGGCAGCCCAGCGGCGGTCGCTCCTGGCACGGCTCCCGTCGCTTCTGGTGCTTCGAGCGCGCAGCCTCAGGGGGCGACGGGCGCCGTCATCATGGTGCACGTGACGGGCTACGTACAGCGGCCTGGAGTGTACGAGCTGCATCAGGGCGACCGGGTGATCGACGCGGTGACCGCGGCGGGTGGGTTCGCGCCGACGGCCGACCAGTCCCAGCTGAATCTGGCTCGGGCCCTCAAAGACGGCGAGCAGGTTGTGATCCCCGAGGTTGGCGCTGCGCCGCCGCCGGGTTCGGTCGCATCGGCTGCATCCTCTGCGAGCGGCGCCAGCGGAGCATCCGGAGCCCCCTCGAGCGCAGGGTCTGCCTCTGCGAGCACCCCGGTCAACCTGAATTCGGCTGACGAGCCCACGCTCGAGACGCTTCCGCACGTCGGGCCGGCTATGGCCGCGAAGATCATCGCCTGGCGTACCGAAAACGGGCCGTTCACCCAGATCGACGACCTGAAGAACGTCTCCGGCATCGGTGACAAGACGTTCGCCGAGCTCGAGCCGCTGGTGACGGTGTAG
- the cydD gene encoding thiol reductant ABC exporter subunit CydD, whose translation MKPVDKRLLQYASAARSFFGLGAVLGLAQVACIVAFAWLVSSIVVDAIGGAPLSALGLRLAALALVVLVRSGLVWLMEYNSARGATVVKSQLRREVLTALPRLGPSWLSTRNSVAVSTVATSGLDALDTYFSKYLPQLILTALATPILVVVLFSSDWLSGLTVLLTLPVIPVFMVLIGWATQKAQAQQWKQLGRLSSGFLDVVEGLSTLKVFGREKRQAERIRSVTDDYRVTTMKVLRMSFVSGFALELAASLAVALVAVSIGLRLVDGSLGLGVGLFVLMLAPEVFLPLRQVGAQFHAAADGVAATDDVFEILDAAAGVAGVAGAGSKAAAAAGALTALAAVDARGGASVRAGASGGDPAAGVHDRSEVVRDDSVSGLLVDRLSVRYGDDPVVREFSAAFARGTLSVIAGPSGAGKSSLLAAMLGFVEFDGRIELVGSGHPVALSRDDVAWAGQRPGLMAGTVAANVTLGSSALHAAHVNDAHVADAHEADAPHVAAHVAAHVAGALRRAGAAELDASTVLGVNGAGLSGGQAQRVAVARALYRAGELSTPLLLLDEPSSALDAGSEAALIDGLREVAASGVIVIVVSHRRAFQEAADQVVVMSPVAAPADTPAAPTPAAALAAPTPAAALASSVPAASLADTPTLVAAAGARAASAATGARASDITNAPAAAAPGTEAGTAPARAAAEVR comes from the coding sequence ATGAAGCCCGTCGACAAGCGCCTGCTTCAGTACGCCTCTGCCGCCCGTTCGTTCTTCGGGCTGGGGGCGGTGCTCGGGCTCGCGCAGGTGGCCTGCATCGTCGCTTTTGCGTGGCTGGTGAGTTCGATCGTGGTCGATGCGATTGGGGGCGCGCCGCTTTCGGCGCTGGGTCTTCGGCTCGCCGCGCTGGCTCTCGTGGTGCTGGTGCGCTCGGGGCTCGTCTGGCTGATGGAGTACAACTCGGCGCGCGGAGCCACCGTGGTGAAGAGTCAGCTTCGACGTGAGGTGCTGACGGCGCTGCCCCGGCTCGGTCCGTCGTGGTTGTCGACGCGCAACAGCGTCGCGGTGTCGACCGTGGCGACCAGCGGGCTGGATGCCCTCGACACCTATTTCTCGAAGTACCTTCCCCAGCTCATCCTGACGGCCTTGGCGACCCCGATTCTCGTCGTGGTGCTGTTCTCCTCCGACTGGCTCAGCGGGCTGACAGTACTGCTCACTCTGCCCGTGATTCCCGTGTTCATGGTGCTCATCGGCTGGGCGACGCAGAAGGCGCAGGCGCAGCAGTGGAAGCAGCTCGGCCGGCTGTCGAGCGGATTTCTCGATGTGGTCGAGGGCCTGTCGACGCTGAAGGTGTTCGGGCGCGAAAAGAGGCAGGCGGAGCGCATCCGGTCGGTTACAGACGACTACCGCGTGACCACGATGAAGGTGCTGCGAATGTCGTTCGTCAGCGGGTTCGCCCTCGAGCTGGCGGCGAGCCTCGCCGTGGCCCTGGTGGCGGTATCGATCGGTCTGCGGTTGGTCGACGGCTCGCTCGGGCTCGGTGTCGGGCTGTTCGTGCTCATGCTGGCGCCCGAGGTGTTTCTGCCGCTGCGGCAGGTCGGGGCGCAGTTTCATGCGGCGGCCGACGGGGTGGCGGCGACCGACGATGTGTTCGAGATTCTCGATGCGGCGGCAGGCGTGGCGGGGGTGGCTGGGGCTGGGTCGAAGGCAGCGGCGGCGGCTGGTGCACTGACGGCGTTGGCGGCGGTGGATGCTCGGGGTGGCGCTTCGGTCAGAGCAGGTGCCAGCGGCGGTGACCCCGCGGCCGGCGTGCATGACCGCAGTGAGGTCGTTCGCGATGACTCCGTGAGCGGGTTGCTGGTCGATCGGCTGAGCGTGAGGTACGGCGACGATCCTGTTGTGCGGGAGTTCTCGGCCGCGTTCGCGCGCGGCACGCTCTCGGTCATCGCCGGGCCGAGCGGTGCGGGAAAGTCGAGTCTTCTCGCGGCGATGCTGGGGTTCGTGGAGTTCGACGGTCGTATCGAGCTGGTCGGCTCCGGGCATCCGGTCGCGCTGTCGCGGGATGATGTCGCTTGGGCGGGGCAGCGTCCGGGCCTGATGGCGGGAACCGTCGCGGCCAATGTGACACTGGGCTCGAGCGCCCTCCACGCTGCGCATGTCAACGACGCGCACGTGGCCGACGCACATGAGGCCGACGCCCCGCACGTCGCTGCGCATGTCGCTGCGCACGTCGCCGGCGCGCTGCGGCGGGCAGGAGCGGCTGAACTCGACGCCTCGACCGTGCTCGGAGTGAACGGCGCGGGGCTCTCGGGCGGCCAGGCGCAGCGCGTCGCGGTGGCACGGGCGCTGTACCGCGCGGGGGAGCTCAGCACTCCGCTGCTGCTGCTCGACGAGCCGAGCTCTGCGCTCGACGCTGGTTCGGAGGCCGCTCTGATCGACGGTCTGCGCGAGGTGGCGGCGAGCGGCGTCATCGTGATCGTAGTGTCGCACCGCCGCGCATTCCAGGAGGCGGCCGACCAGGTCGTCGTGATGTCGCCGGTCGCCGCACCCGCCGACACGCCCGCTGCGCCCACGCCCGCCGCCGCGCTCGCTGCGCCCACGCCCGCCGCCGCCCTCGCCTCGTCAGTGCCCGCGGCTTCACTCGCCGACACGCCCACGCTTGTCGCCGCCGCCGGGGCACGTGCCGCTTCCGCCGCCACCGGAGCACGCGCGTCCGATATCACCAACGCTCCCGCCGCTGCTGCTCCCGGCACTGAGGCCGGCACCGCGCCGGCCCGCGCAGCAGCTGAGGTGCGCTGA